The Coleofasciculaceae cyanobacterium genome contains the following window.
TACTACAATTCTGTCTTCATTAAAAGCATACTCTAAGATTTGGCGATCGCTTTTTCCTAATAATCCTCGATCTCTAACTGCAACTGCATCAATTAAAAGCTGTTCGCATAGATAACGGGCGACATATGGCGAAAGATCTTCATCAATTAAAAACTTCATCCTTTTCTTGGTCTACCCATAACAGGATAAGCTTTGACATAGAGTGGAGCGAATTTGAAGTCTAACTCAGACAGATAGGGGTAATCTTCTTGAATAACTTGCAGTGACTCACCGCGAGCGATTATTTGACCAACATGATGCACGGACAAGCGAGAATTCGGAAAAACTGTTTGACCTGCCATGATCTCAGGATCGCTCACTAGATGGCTTTTCCATCGATTAAATTGAGAGATCAATTCCGATAATTCTTGACTAATAGTATTTAATTGTAAGACGAAGAATTTAGCAAATTCTACAGTTGAAGCGTGTTCTTCTATGGCTTCGACTAAACGTTGATACAAAGCAGTGCGATATTTAACGGAAAACTCAAAATCAATTTCTTTGAGCGCACGTAAATATATTAAAGCAGCAAAAGAAAGACGAGGCACATCTTCCACAGGTTGAATTACTCTGTATTCTATTTCTTTATAAACTCGTTTGGGTGGTAAGTAAGCAAAGGCTGCTGCTTCGTTGGGAGTAAATATAGTTTCCATCTTAATATAACTATTCCCTGTATAGGGAATAGTTTAGCATAGTAGCAGGTAATGGTTAGATATTTGATTCCGCGCCTGTTGTAGCGTAGCGGTTAGAGTGGCTGCGGACAGAGAACACACAAAGAGTGCGCGCCCTAGTAACTTTTGCCCGCGCCACTTTAAACAACAGGCACACAGGGGGGTTTGGGGGGCAGTATGCACCCCAAGCATTTATTTAACTCGATCGATGATATAGTATGAGTCAACAAAACTCGATTTTTGATGAGTCATGAACCTCAAAATTATTCGGCAAACAAAAGCCACCATTGACTCGGAAATTATCGTTTCTTGGTTGTCGGACAAGTCCTCAAGCTCTCGCGTTACCTATGCGGGAGCGGTGAAGCAGTTTTTGACCTTTACGGGTCAGACTTTGGCTGATGTGCGGGTAGAGGATATCCAGCAATGGGTCAGATCCTTTGAGTTGAGAAACTATTCTCCCTACACTATTAAAGTAAAAATCTGCACCATCAAAAGCCTTCTGACCTACTGTTATGAAGTGGGTTATTTGTCCGTTAATGTGGG
Protein-coding sequences here:
- a CDS encoding DUF5615 family PIN-like protein, translating into MKFLIDEDLSPYVARYLCEQLLIDAVAVRDRGLLGKSDRQILEYAFNEDRIVVTEECR
- a CDS encoding DUF433 domain-containing protein; translated protein: METIFTPNEAAAFAYLPPKRVYKEIEYRVIQPVEDVPRLSFAALIYLRALKEIDFEFSVKYRTALYQRLVEAIEEHASTVEFAKFFVLQLNTISQELSELISQFNRWKSHLVSDPEIMAGQTVFPNSRLSVHHVGQIIARGESLQVIQEDYPYLSELDFKFAPLYVKAYPVMGRPRKG